The Vigna angularis cultivar LongXiaoDou No.4 chromosome 9, ASM1680809v1, whole genome shotgun sequence DNA window CAGAGACTGTCCTACTACTAGGAGGGTAGGACCACAACCACGCCAGGCTGACAGATCTATTCAGAGGAGTGGACACAGACCTCAGGCAACCGGGAGAGTCTATGCGTTGACTGGGGCTGAGGCAACCAGTGCAGGTAATTTAATTGTCAGCAGTTGTTTGTTATTTGGAGCCTCGTGTGTGACGTTGTTTGACTCGGGAGCGACACATTCTTTTGTGTCTAAGGCTTGTGTGGAGAGGCTTGGTTTAGTTGTCAGAGAGCTTCCGtgtgatctggtggtgtctacACCAGCAACTGGGTTAGTTAGAACATCTAATGTGTGCTCTAGATGTTCTATCGAGGTAGAGGGGCGCAGGTTCATAGTGAACCTTATTTGCTTACCTCTGCAGGGGCTAGAGGTAattctgggaatggattggttagcAGCCAATCGTATTCTTTTAGATTGCGGTGGTAAGAAGTTAATATTTCccaaagaagatgaagacttGTCGTTATCACTCGGCGCATTGAAGCAAGACATCTTCGAGGGTGCCAGTTGTTTCCTAATCATGTTCCATGAGGATGAGACTCCCAATGTAAACTTTTCAGCTCTTGTGAACCAGAGTGTAGACCTTCTGGTTGTGAATGACTTCATGGATGTTTTCCCTGAAGAAGTTCCTGGTTTACCTCCTCCGCGAGAAGTGGAGTTCTCTATCGATCTTGTCTCAGGAGTAGGACCAGTATCCATAGCCCCTTATCGGATGGCTCCAGCTGAGCTGGCTGAGTtaaagaagcagattgaagagctGTTAGAGAAACAATTTATCCGGCCGAGTGCTTCGCCGTGGGGTGCACCAGTGTTgctagtaaagaagaaggatggtagcTCAAGGTTGTGCGTTGACTATCGACAGCTGAATAAGTTGACggtcaagaacaagtatccattGCCAAGGATCGATGATCTGATGGATCAATTGCACGGAGCTACGGTATTCTCCAAGATTGATTTGAGGTCGGGTTACCATCAAATTTTAGTGAAAGCCGATGATGTGCAGAAGACGGCATTCAGGTCCAGGTATGGCCACTATGAGTATgtagttatgccttttggtgtgactaatgctccagccattttcatggactatatgaatcgAATTTTCAGACCCTTCTTGGACAAGTTTGTGGTGGTGTTTGTAGATGACATCCTGGTTTATTCTAAAACTCGggaagaacatgaagatcacCTTAGGGCAGTGCTGGAAGtgctgagagaaagaaaattgtaCGCCAAGTTGTCCaagtgtgagttttggatgGAAGAGGTTCCTTTTCTTGGACATGTGATTTCGGCTGGAGGAATTGCTGTTGATCCCGCTAAGGTGCAAGCAGTACTTCAGTGGGAGAGACCTAAGACGGTTACAGAAATCAGGAGCTTTGTGGGTTTAGCAGGCTACTATCGCCGTTTTATTGTGAATTTTTCCCGGATTGTGGCGCCGTTGACACAACTGACTAGGAAGGATCAACCTTTTGTTTGGACAGATCGTTGCGAGACTAGCTTTCTAGAGCTAAAGAACAGATTGACTAGTGCACCAGTTTTGGTTATCCCTGACACAGGTAAACCTTTTGAAGTTTTCTGTGATGCCTCTCATCAGGGATTAGGGTGTGTACTGATGCAGGAGAAGAAAGTAGTGGCGTATGCATCAAGACAACTCAAGGTTCATaagaagaattaccccactCATGACTTGGAGTTAGCAGCTGTAGTttttgctttgaagatttggagacactaCCTGTATGGTGCGCAATTTCAGGTGTTTAGTGATCATAAGAGCATGAGAtatctctttgatcagaaggagcttaACATGAGACAAAGGAGATGGATGGAGTTCCTTAAGGACTATGACTTTGATCTTTTATACCATCCTGGGAAAGCCAATGTagtggcagatgcattgagcAGAAAGGCAGTACATATTTCCTCATTGATGATCAGAGAATTAGAACTGGTAACAAGCTTCAGAGATTTGAGGTTGCAAGTAGAATTTGAAGATGACAGCATCAGATGCAGTAATTTGGTGGTATCCAATGACTTGTTGAAACATGTTAAAGAAGAGTAGTCAAAGGATATTGAACTCCAGACGTCAGCTAGTTTGATTGGAACTgatcaaggtaaagattttgcCTTGGGGGTCGACGGTATTTTGAGATTCAAAGGCAGGGTATGTATCCCTAGCAGCTCAGGATTAAAGAAGTTAATCATGGAAGAAGGTCACAAAAgccgttttagcatgcatccaggCATGACAAAGATGTACCAAGACCTCAAGAAGTCCTTCTGGTGGTCGGGTATGAAGAGGGACGTGGCACAGTTTTCGGCTTCTTGCTTGACTtgtcaaaaggcaaaagtggaacaTCAAAGACCTGGAGGTTTGTTGCAACCGTTAGAGATTCCCgaatggaaatgggatagcatcaCGATGGACTTTGTTACCCATTTGCCACGCACTATTCGAAAACATGACGCAATATGGGTAATAGTGGACCGATTGACCAAGAGTGCTCACTTCTTGGCAATTGATTTGAGAATGTCTATGACAAAGTTGGCACAACTATATGTTAAGGAGATAGTAAGGTTGCATGGAGTGCCTTCGAGTATTGTATCAGATAGAGACCCGAGGTTCACATCCAGGTTTTGGCAAACCCTTCAGAGTGAAATGGGAAGTAGACTACAGATGAGCTCGGCCTATCATCCCCAAACAGATGGCCAGTCCGAGCGGACAATCCAATCGCTTGAAGATTTGTTGAGGACTTGTATTTTGGACCACCTAGGAGTATGGGATGAGATATTACCACTGGTTGAGTTCACTTATAATAACAGTTATCATGCCAGTATTGGTATGGCTCCGTTTGAAGCCCTGTATGGAAGACGCTGCAGAACACCTCTCTGCTGGTTTCAGGATGGAGAAGCAATTTTGACAGGACTAGAAATAGTTCAGCAGACTACAGAGAAGGTAAAACTTATACAAGAAAGGATGCGAGCATCACAGAATAGGCAGAAGTGCTATGCTGATCTGAGGCGCCGGCCGTTAGAATTTGCAGTTGGGGATCATGTATTCCTCCGAGTGACTCCGACTACCGGTGTAGGGAGAGCAATTCGGGTTAGGAAGTTATCTCCTAAGTATCTTGGCCCCTATCAGATCCTACGACGTTTAGGGTCGGTAGCTTATGAGATAGCCATGCCACCCCAGTTAGCAAACTTGCATCCGGTATTCCATGTATCCCAGCTCAGAAAATATGTGTCTGATTCTTCTCATATACTTGAAGCGGAAAATGTGCAAGTCAGAGAGGATATGTCGGTAGAAGTGCAACCTGTGAGGATTGAAGAGAGCCAAAATAAACAACTTAGAGGGAGAACTGTCAAACTCGTCAAGGTCATCTGGAATGGTAGAATAGGCGACTCCACATGGGAATTGGAGGATGAGATGAGAGAAACATACCCCCACTTATTTCAATAAACgcaattttcgaggacgaaaatttttgttgttggggagaatgtaaggaatcgtactttaaaaaaaaaaaaaaaaaaaagacaaaacaaagGGGGGAAGGAAGGAACGTTGGCCACAAGGAGACAGCCAACGTTGCTTCCCCATAGAAAGGAAAAATGGGAGGCTTGTGGGAGATAAAAAGGGAGTATGGGTTCTGCGCTTGGGGTGGAAATCATTCCTGCAAAACTGAGAGAACGTGAGGTGGAGAGCTGCTGAAGTGCAAGGAGGCTTTGGTGCTGCATCTGGAGGAGTGGAAGAGTGGCTGCAAGTTCTCGGAAAGAGGAGAAGTGGAGAACTTTTGAAGTTGGAAGGAGATCAAACCCTTTGGAGATAAATTCAaagaagtcttcaagaggtaaggggagctagatcttttgtttaattgatgatatatgttgtatttgatgcaaatctgggaagaatgGGATGAATATTTGGGTTCTGGTTTCGTTTCTGGGTTTCTGCAAATTCTGAAATTCTGCaggcgcgttcgtccaatttggcttcaaattggacgttcgtccaaattatcgagcgttcgtccaatttggtttcaaattggacgttcgtccacaatAGCTAGGAACGTTTGTCCATTTATGGTTTTcagttagcgttcgtccaatttgtaaGAATTGGACGTTCATCCAAGGAAGAGGCctgctgagcgttcgtccaatcgGCCtgctaagcgttcgtccaaatgcctaagaacgttcgtccagatattgaacgttcgtccaagttgcGCGTTCGGTCTCATACTGTTAGGAGTTCGTTAGCATTCGTTCTTGTTGAGTTTTAGTGATATTAGCATTCGGTCTTAGtagattttgtttctgtatgtaTAAatagtaagcgttcggtcttgtcaaggtttgatctttgagcgctcgtccagtATTGAATTTGGTGTTCGGTAGtcgagcgttcggcctaagtaattgatcttgagcgttcggccttatttTGTGAGTGTTCGGCCTtagtttgtgagcgttcggtattatttaaattctgagtgtagcgttcgtcctcggcCTGAGCTTTCGTCCAAAGAAGTGTtgtgttgagcgttcgtccaaggtGATTAGTGTTCGTCCATTTGGTATTTCGCGTTCGTTCGTCTTAGTATGGGAcactcgtccaaacagtgtttgtcgagcgttcgtcctcccactgagtgagcgttcgtccttcccagcgagcgttcgttcCAGTGAGCCTTCGtccaagtgagcgttcgtccagcgagcgttcgtccagtgagcgttcgtcctagagcgttcgtccttcccagcgagcgttcgttcCAGTGAGCCTTCGtccaagtgagcgttcgtccagcgagcgttcgtccagtgagcgttcgtccttagatACATGTTGAGCGTTTGTtcaaatagttgagcgttcgtccaaatagttgagcgttcgttcagtgagcgttcggccattGAGCGGTCGTCGAGTGAGTGTTCATTCTAAATAttgaagtgagcgttcgtccttaacacagtgatttgagcgttcgtcctggatatagaagtgagcgttcgtccttaaaacattgagtgagcgttcgtccaatagtatGTAGTGAATAGTACttgtccaaatagtattttacaaatatgttgaattttaagttcctttgcttttggattgaattatgtaccaatgtttggaatattatctatgacatgaaatatgtgaatgtatgaaatatgtcggatttgttgtgttaatatggcggtatctgattattcataattgtggtTAAGTTTCAGagtaacaatatgattcatggacgtaattccatgatcctcaaggagaggatacatggtggtgttttggggttgtatagaatgattacatggtagctcagttttgggggtcatcctgaagctccaatggtctttcttctcatgtagagaggattgaaccatgtggtgaggagtagcaggaggtcctagtcttgggtgcttccacatgacccaaggtgagtgataacggattaacctcgtgattgtggccgggcgggagtgccccaaagtttcaccaggcggtagtgccagagcggtagtgctcaagttccataaaACCACCATGAGTGCAAGACCcaccatagctcggtaatcattctagtccggacgagtcggtatataaagtaacaagtcggggtataaagtaacaagtcttgtgatgtcagtttatcatgtttggatgacttttgtaTGTCGTATGAGTGGGTGAATGATGATTTAATGAGTATGCcctaattgttattttatatgaatctaagtatgataacatgaatTAATTGTGCtttatgtataacatgctttttatctctagctcacccttgcattgtttgtgttgtgtgccaATTTGGATATGTtatttggcgatgatcatccacttggatggaaGCAGATGGCGGGGAGGATACCTTGGGAGCAGCTCTTGATGGAGACGGCAGTGCTGCAACCTAGCATTACTAATTCTTATTTCGTGAACTCGTTTAATTACATTTGTgtgtattttaagttttaaattttccgTGATTTCCATGGGAGATTCCAATAATCGTATTGTCAATTTCCGCACTATTCTGAGGATGGCTGTAATCcttaattactcttgactgctttcctgtattatgcatgatgacgtctttattatatatgcatgatgtaTATATTTGAGATGTCACAttgatggtatcagagcagtttctGTCCTTAGAGGATCCTGTAGGGTATGTGTGTGCCGTGCTTGTGCTTTGTACTCTTAGCCTTATGGGATGGTTGTCCTTGTTTCCTTGGGTTGGACTAATGGTATTTTCTCTGTATGAGCAGAAAATGGCATCTAGATcaccttctcctcctccttatCAACCGGAGCCCTATGAGAACACCACAAGACTTGAGGCTGTACTTGAGGCTATGCAACTTCAGAATGCTGCATTGGTGGGACAAAACACCATCGCTCTTCAGAACCTAGAAGCTGCAAGAGTATCAGCTGAAGACACTCAAAGGTATCTCATGGAAATGATGGCTAATGGAAGACCTTCTCCGGGTGCTTCTTCCTCTGTTACCGTTCCAGTTCAggagtggagtttggagagttttctccaaCATCATCCCGCCAAGTTTAGTGGCAAGTGTAGTTCTGATGAGGCCGATCATTGGTTCCAAGATATGGAGCGAATCTATGAAGCCAAAGGATGTCCGGATGAGAAGAAGCTGGCCTACACCCAGTACTTGCTGACAGGAGAAGCTGGACATTGGTGGAACAGTGTGAAGACGATCTTGGAGAGGAACGAGACTCCTATCACTTGGGAGTTGTTCAGAACTAAATTCTACACTGAATACTTCCCAGATAGTGTCAGGTATGCTAAAGAGGTAGAGTTTCTTGAGTTGACTCAGGGCAACAGATCAATACCGGAGTATGCAGATCGTTTTAAACACATGCTTCGCTTCACCACCATGTCAATAAATGAAGAATGGCAGTGTCGCAAGTTTGAGAATGGCTTGAGGAAGGATATAAAGTTACTGGTGAAAGGATTGCACATCAGAGAATTCTCCGCATTGGTAGAGATGGCCCGTGATATGGAAAAGACTAAGGGAGAACCAGAAGGACCTCAGAGACAACCAAGCCAACCACTTAGGGTTGGTGGACCTGTGATACCCCGAGGAGACTCCAGTTCTAGAAGGACCCCTTTCTCTAGACCTTCTTCCTTCAGGTCCAGGAGTTCATCCTCGCAGTCATCGGGGCAATCCAGGTTTGCCAGTTCCGTTAGATGCTTCAAGTGTGGTGGACCACACCTCCAGATGTCTTGCCCTCAGTTAGAAGGGTACAGGAGGTGTAATATCTGCAGGCAAGAGGGACACTATGCCAGAGACTGTCCTACTACTAGGAGGGTAGGACCACAACCACGCCAGGCTGACAGATCTATTCAGAGGAGTGGACACAGACCTCAGGCAACCGGGAGAGTCTATGCGTTGACTGGGGCTGAGGCAACCAGTGCAGGTAATTTAATTGTCAGCAGTTGTTTGTTATTTGGAGCCTCGTGTGTGACGTTGTTTGACTCGGGAGCGACACATTCTTTTGTGTCTAAGGCTTGTGTGGAGAGGCTTGGTTTAGTTGTCAGAGAGCTTCCGtgtgatctggtggtgtctacACCAGCAGTTGGGTTAGTTAGAACATCTAATGTGTGCTCTAGATGTTCTATCGAGGTAGAGGGGCGCAGGTTCATAGTGAACCTTATTTGCTTACCTCTGCAGGGGCTAGAGGTAattctgggaatggattggttagcAGCCAATCGTATTCTTTTAGATTGCGGTGGTAAGAAGTTAATATTTCccaaagaagatgaagacttGTCGTTATCACTCGGCGCATTGAAGCAAGACATCTTCGAGGGTGCCAGTTGTTTCCTAATCATGTTCCATGAGGATGAGACTCCCAATGTAAACTTTTCAGCTCTTGTGAACCAGAGTGTAGACCTTCTGGTTGTGAATGACTTCATGGATGTTTTCCCTGAAGAAGTTCCTGGTTTACCTCCTCCGCGAGAAGTGGAGTTCTCTATCGATCTTGTCTCAGGAGTAGGACCAGTATCCATAGCCCCTTATCGGATGGCTCCAGCTGAGCTGGCTGAGTtaaagaagcagattgaagagctGTTAGAGAAACAATTTATCCGGCCGAGTGCTTCGCCGTGGGGTGCACCAGTGTTgctagtaaagaagaaggatggtagcTCAAGGTTGTGCGTTGACTATCGACAGCTGAATAAGTTGACggtcaagaacaagtatccattGCCAAGGATCGATGATCTGATGGATCAATTGCACGGAGCTACGGTATTCTCCAAGATTGATTTGAGGTCGGGTTACCATCAAATTTTAGTGAAAGCCGATGATGTGCAGAAGACGGCATTCAGGTCCAGGTATGGCCACTATGAGTATgtagttatgccttttggtgtgactaatgctccagccattttcatggactatatgaatcgAATTTTCAGACCCTTCTTGGACAAGTTTGTGGTGGTGTTTGTAGATGACATCCTGGTTTATTCTAAAACTCGggaagaacatgaagatcacCTTAGGGCAGTGCTGGAAGtgctgagagaaagaaaattgtaCGCCAAGTTGTCCaagtgtgagttttggatgGAAGAGGTTCCTTTTCTTGGACATGTGATTTCGGCTGGAGGAATTGCTGTTGATCCCGCTAAGGTGCAAGCAGTACTTCAGTGGGAGAGACCTAAGACGGTTACAGAAATCAGGAGCTTTGTGGGTTTAGCAGGCTACTATCGCCGTTTTATTGTGAATTTTTCCCGGATTGTGGCGCCGTTGACACAACTGACTAGGAAGGATCAACCTTTTGTTTGGACAGATCGTTGCGAGACTAGCTTTCTAGAGCTAAAGAACAGATTGACTAGTGCACCAGTTTTGGTTATCCCTGACACAGGTAAACCTTTTGAAGTTTTCTGTGATGCCTCTCATCAGGGATTAGGGTGTGTACTGATGCAGGAGAAGAAAGTAGTGGCGTATGCATCAAGACAACtcaaggttcatgagaagaattaccccactCATGACTTGGAGTTAGCAGCTGTAGTttttgctttgaagatttggagacactaCCTGTATGGTGCGCAATTTCAGGTGTTTAGTGATCATAAGAGCATGAGAtatctctttgatcagaaggagcttaACATGAGACAAAGGAGATGGATGGAGTTCCTTAAGGACTATGACTTTGATCTTTTATACCATCCTGGGAAAGCCAATGTagtggcagatgcattgagcAGAAAGGCAGTACATATTTCCTCATTGATGATCAGAGAATTAGAACTGGTAACAAGCTTCAGAGATTTGAGGTTGCAAGTAGAATTTGAAGATGACAGCATCAGATGCAGTAATTTGGTGGTATCCAATGACTTGTTGAAACATGTTAAAGAAGAGTAGTCAAAGGATATTGAACTCCAGACGTCAGCTAGTTTGATTGGAACTgatcaaggtaaagattttgcCTTGGGGGTCGACGGTATTTTGAGATTCAAAGGCAGGGTATGTATCCCTAGCAGCTCAGGATTAAAGAAGTTAATCATGGAAGAAGGTCACAAAAgccgttttagcatgcatccaggCATGACAAAGATGTACCAAGACCTCAAGAAGTCCTTCTGGTGGTCGGGTATGAAGAGGGACGTGGCACAGTTTTCGGCTTCTTGCTTGACTtgtcaaaaggcaaaagtggaacaTCAAAGACCTGGAGGTTTGTTGCAACCGTTAGAGATTCCCgaatggaaatgggatagcatcgCGATGGACTTTGTTACCTATTTGCCACGCACTATTCGAAAACATGACGCAATATGGGTAATAGTGGACCGATTGACCAAGAGTGCTCACTTCTTGGCAATTGATTTGAGAATGTCTATGACAAAGTTGGCACAACTATATCTTAAGGAGATAGTAAGGTTGCATGGAGTGCCTTCGAGTATTGTATCAGATAGAGACCCGAGGTTCACATCCAGGTTTTGGCAAACCCTTCAGAGTGAAATGGGAAGTAGACTACAGATGAGCTCGGCCTATCATCCCCAAACAGATGGCCAGTCCGAGCGGACAATCCAATCGCTTGAAGATTTGTTGAGGACTTGTATTTTGGACCACCTAGGAGTATGGGATGAGATATTACCACTGGTTGAGTTCACTTATAATAACAGTTATCATGCCAGTATTGGTATGGCTCCGTTTGAAGCCCTGTATGGAAGACGCTGCAGAACACCTCTCTACTGGTTTCAGGATGGAGAAGCAATTTTGACAGGACTAGAAATAGTTCAGCAGACTACAGAGAAGGTAAAACTTATACAAGAAAGGATGCGAGCATCACAGAATAGGCAGAAGTCCTATGCTGATCGGAGGCGCCGGCCGTTAGAATTTGCAGTTGGGGATCATGTATTCCTCCGAGTGACTTCGACTACCGGTGTAGGGAGAGCAATTCGGGTTAGGAAGTTATCTCCTAAGTATCTTGGCCCCTATCAGATCCTACGACGTTTAGGGTCGGTAGCTTATGAGATAGCCATGCCACCCCAGTTAGCAAACTTGCATCCGATATTCCATGTATCCCAGCTCAGAAAATATGTGTCTGATTCTTCTCATATACTTGAAGCGGAAAATGTGCAAGTCAGAGAGGATATGTCGGTAGAAGTACAACCTGTGAGGATTGAAGAGAGCCAAAATAAACAACTTAGAGGGAGAACTGTCAAACTCGTCAAGGTCATCTGGAATGGTAGAATAGGCGACTCCACATGGGAATTGGAGGATGAGATGAGAGAAACATACCCCCACTTATTTCAATAAACgcaattttcgagga harbors:
- the LOC128193893 gene encoding uncharacterized protein LOC128193893; translated protein: MEEVPFLGHVISAGGIVVDPAKVQAVLQWERPKTVTDECCIWRSGRVAASSRKEEKWRTFEVGRRSNPLEINSKKSSREQFLSLEDPVGYVCAVLVLCTLSLMGWLSLFPWVGLMVFSLYEQKMASRSPSPPPYQPEPYENTTRLEAVLEAMQLQNAALVGQNTIALQNLEAARVSAEDTQRYLMEMMANGRPSPGASSSVTVPVQEWSLESFLQHHPAKFSGKCSSDEADHWFQDMERIYEAKGCPDEKKLAYTQYLLTGEAGHWWNSVKTILERNETPITWELFRTKFYTEYFPDSVRYAKEVEFLELTQGNRSIPEYADRFKHMLRFTTMSINEEWQCRKFENGLRKDIKLLVKGLHIREFSALVEMARDMEKTKGEPEGPQRQPSQPLRVGGPVIPRGDSSSRRTPFSRPSSFRSRSSSSQSSGQSRFASSVRCFKCGGPHLQMSCPQLEGYRRCNICRQEGHYARDCPTTRRVGPQPRQADRSIQRSGHRPQATGRVYALTGAEATSAGNLIVSSCLLFGASCVTLFDSGATHSFVSKACVERLGLVVRELPCDLVVSTPATGLVRTSNVCSRCSIEVEGRRFIVNLICLPLQGLEVILGMDWLAANRILLDCGGKKLIFPKEDEDLSLSLGALKQDIFEGASCFLIMFHEDETPNVNFSALVNQSVDLLVVNDFMDVFPEEVPGLPPPREVEFSIDLLTVKNKYPLPRIDDLMDQLHGATVFSKIDLRSGYHQILVKADDVQKTAFRSRYGHYEYVVMPFGVTNAPAIFMDYMNRIFRPFLDKFVVVFVDDILVYSKTRAPLTQLTRKDQPFVWTDRCETSFLELKNRLTSAPVLVIPDTGKPFEVFCDASHQGLGCVLMQEKKVVAYASRQLKVHKKNYPTHDLELAAVVFALKIWRHYLYGAQFQVFSDHKSMRYLFDQKELNMRQRRWMEFLKDYDFDLLYHPGKANVVADALSRKAVHISSLMIRELELVTSFRDLRLQVEFEDDSIRCSNLVTSASLIGTDQGKDFALGVDGILRFKGRVCIPSSSGLKKLIMEEGHKSRFSMHPGMTKMYQDLKKSFWWSGMKRDVAQFSASCLTCQKAKVEHQRPGGLLQPLEIPEWKWDSITMDFVTHLPRTIRKHDAIWVIVDRLTKSAHFLAIDLRMSMTKLAQLYVKEIVRLHGVPSSIVSDRDPRFTSRFWQTLQSEMGSRLQMSSAYHPQTDGQSERTIQSLEDLLRTCILDHLGVWDEILPLVEFTYNNSYHASIGMAPFEALYGRRCRTPLCWFQDGEAILTGLEIVQQTTEKVKLIQERMRASQNRQKCYADLRRRPLEFAVGDHVFLRVTPTTGVGRAIRVRKLSPKYLGPYQILRRLGSVAYEIAMPPQLANLHPVFHVSQLRKYVSDSSHILEAENVQVREDMSVEVQPVRIEESQNKQLRGRTVKLVKVIWNGRIGDSTWELEDEMRETYPHLFQ